The nucleotide window GCTCCAACACAATTTGATACAAATTGAACAGGCACTCCCAAAATTTCAGAAGTTGTTTTTAAAATATGTTTTAATGAATATTTGTCTTGAGCTCCTTTTGGGCGACCCAAATGTGACATCAAGATAACACTTCCACCTTGATTCAAAATAGTATCTATAGTAGGTTTAGCAGCTTCAATACGAGTAGTATCAGTCACATTAAAATTTTCATCCAAAGGAACATTAAAATCTACTCTTATTATTGCCTTTTTATTGTTAAAATCAAAATTATTCAAAGTCTTCATAGTTCTTATTTTTAGTTGTATTTGAAAGAAAAGCAAAGATATAACTTTTAAATAAGTATTAAATTTGAAAATTCTAAAAAAATTATGAATTTACTAACGAAATCGATGTAAATATAACGTAAGCACAAAGGATTAAGGAATTACCAAAATCATAAATTAAAAACCAACTCATAATAATTCATTATACTGTCAAGTAAAACAAAAAACACAAACCAATTCCGCTATCAGAACTAATTTGTGTTTTTATATTTTAAAAGAAAACTATCTAATCATGTACTGGACTCTCGGTACAAGGACAGTTACTAACTCCTTGTAAAAACCTAAATCCAATAGTCAAAGAATGTGTCCCCGAATTGGTGGAAATCAAATTTTCGTCCAATGTTAATTGATAAGAATACCCCATAGAAAAATACCCTTTTGTAAATCCAACTAAAGGTCCAACCCCAAGAGGTTTTCCTATTTGGTCATTCAAGAAACGATAACTTGCGCCAACCCACCAATAGTCCTCATATCGATTGAATTTTCGGTATTTTATATTCAAATCTGTATTGGAACGACCATCACTTTGAAATAACTGATAAAAAGCAGATGGCTCTAATTCGGTTCTATTTGGAAGTTTAATCACATACCCCGTGTACAATTGATAATTAGCAAGCAGGTTAGGTTCCAACTTTGTAGTATAAAAATCAGTATTCTTTTTCAAAATATTAGTTGCTGTACCGCTCAAATAAAAAGGACCATAGCGATATAAAAGCCCAACCTCAAAATTGTTATTCGTCGTAGCTCTATTATCGGTTATAGCTTGATCAGGGGGTAGATTGTTAGGAAGATCAATACGAAACGAATTATAAATGTATGATAGACCAAATGACAGATATTGCTTGGTATAATAATTCAAAATAATATGATGGGCAAAGGTAGCCTTACCTCCGGCCTGTTTGGTGTTACCATTCGAATCATTGTACAAGCTTAATCCTACACCGGATTGGCTCAACACTCTAAAATCGGCATACAAAGCCTGACTATTTGGCGATTCTTCAATACCTACCCATTGTTTATAACCATTCAGGTTAATTCTAAAGTTATCACCAATTCCGGCATAACTAGGTGAAATCACATAGGGATTATCGGCCAAATATTGCGAAGCTACTGGAACATTCATCTCTTGACTGTAACTAAAAGTTACAGCCAAAAGGAAAATGCTTGTTATTATCTTTCTCATTTAATTATTTCTTTTAGGATAACTACTCTCCTTTTTGTTATCTATATAGAGTGAAATGGCCAACAAATTCACGATCATCCTGAGCATGTCTCAGTTTAAGTATGTACCAGTAATCTCCCATTGGCAACTCGGTTCCGTTATACTTACCGTCCCAAGATTGTCCAGCTCCGAAAACACCAACCTGACGTCCGTAACGATCATAAATAATAAACTTGATGTCAGGATAGTTCTCAGTATTTGTTGGCTTCCAATTATCATTATTGCCGTCTCCATTTGGTGTAAATATCGGAGGTATTGTAATATCAATAAACTCAAAGTACTTAGTCTCCGAACGGGTACATCCATAACTATCAGTCACAGTCACAGTATAATCTCCAGATTTGAAATAAATATATTTATTGTTCGATCCGATAGATTCACCATTTACAGTAAATTGATAAACTCCAGAACCACCAGTAACCGTAGCCACAATTTCGTTCAATCCACCAAGAGAAAGTGAAATAGTTAATGGATCAACTTTATTTATTTTAAATGGAGCCGTTGCATCTGCACATCCATTTTTATGTTCTACCATTATGAAATGATCCCCAGGAGCAATATTTGTAAACACATTACTGATTTGGAAGACTCCAGAATTATCCAAAGAGTATTTTACATCTGCAGGATTATTACTTGGGTCAACAGTTACAATAACCTTATTAGCCGCTGCATTATTGACACAATCATTTGAAACTACAGCCGTTGGATTTAAAGTAACAGGCATATCTAACGGAACAACCAATTCGAATGTACAAGATTGAGCATCTTTTACATAAACTGTATGAGTACCACCTGATAGACCTGGGAAATCTACTTGTCCAAGTACATAAGTCCCTTTTGGATTATCCAATACTGTGCTATAAGGTGCTGTACCTCCAGTAATGACAACACTAAATGCACCCGACTTATCACCGGCACATAACTCTTGAGTCAATGGTTTTGTAGTATCAACTTTAACATCCACAGGAGTAGGTTCGATAATTTGAACATTTTTCATGTAAACATAACATCCGTTTTCGTCCTGAGCTATAAGATCATAGAATCCCGGTTTAAGATTAACAAATTTATTAGTGACAAAGAACTGATCCAGATTTGGCGATATTGCATATTTGATAATCCCAGTTCCACCAGAAGCATTAATAGTTATTTCTCCGTTATTATTACCATTACAAGTCACGTTTACTACGGTAGGAGTAGCAGTCAATGCAGTAACTGGTTCTGTAATAGTAACCGTACCGGAAACAATATT belongs to Flavobacterium aquiphilum and includes:
- a CDS encoding PorP/SprF family type IX secretion system membrane protein, yielding MRKIITSIFLLAVTFSYSQEMNVPVASQYLADNPYVISPSYAGIGDNFRINLNGYKQWVGIEESPNSQALYADFRVLSQSGVGLSLYNDSNGNTKQAGGKATFAHHIILNYYTKQYLSFGLSYIYNSFRIDLPNNLPPDQAITDNRATTNNNFEVGLLYRYGPFYLSGTATNILKKNTDFYTTKLEPNLLANYQLYTGYVIKLPNRTELEPSAFYQLFQSDGRSNTDLNIKYRKFNRYEDYWWVGASYRFLNDQIGKPLGVGPLVGFTKGYFSMGYSYQLTLDENLISTNSGTHSLTIGFRFLQGVSNCPCTESPVHD